The genomic stretch CCAGCTGCGCGTGGGCATGGGCCGCATGGCGCGTGGCGTGCGTGAGCGCATGCTGCTGGGCAACCCCGACGCCGCGACCCCGACCAAGCTGGTGAACAACCGCCCCATCGTGGCGGCCATGCGCGAGTTCTTCGGGCGCAGCCAGCTGTCGCAGTTCAAGGATCAGACCAACCCGCTGTCCGACCTGCGTCACAAGCGCCGCATCTCCGCGCTGGGGCCAGGCGGTCTGACGCGCGAACGCGCCGGCTTCGACGTGCGCGACGTGCACCGCACGCACTACGGGCGCATCTGCCCGATCGAGACACCGGAAGGTGCCAATATCGGCCTGATCTCCAGTCTGGCGAGCTATTCCAAGGTCAACGCGCTGGGCTTCATCGAGGCCCCGTACCGCCGCGTGAAGGATGGCAAGGTCAGCGAGACGGTCGAGTACATGACGGCCGACATCGAGGACCGCTACACCATCGCGCAGGCGAACAGCCCGCTGCAGCCGGACGGCACCTTCAGCGACGAGCGCGTGCTGGCCCGCCGCAAGGGCGACCCGCTGTGGTACACGCCCGAAGAAGTCGACTACATGGACGTGTCGCCCAAGCAGATCGTGTCCATCAACACGTCGCTGATTCCGTTCCTGGAACACGACGACGCCAACCGCGCCCTGATGGGTTCCAACATGCAGTCGCAGGCCGTGCCGCTGGTGCGTGCCGACAGCCCCGCCGTGGGCACGGGTGTGGAACGCCGCGTGGTCACCGACTCGGGCACCAGTGTGGTCAGTGACGTGACGGGCAGGGTCACCTACGTGGACGCCCGCAACATTCAGGTCACGCTGACCGAGGACTCCTCGGCCGCCGGCATGGTGAAGGGCAATGTCCGCACCTTCGAACTCGTGCGCTTCACGCGCAGCAACCAGGGCACCAACCTCGACCAGCACCCGATCGTGAGCACCGGCGACGACGTGGTGGCCGGTCAGGTCATCGCCGACGGCCCTGCCAGCGACCTGGGCCGCCTGGCGCTGGGCCAGAACATCACCATCGCGATCATGCCCTTCGACGGCTTCAACTTCGAAGACGCGATCTGTATCAGCGAGGGCCTTGTCCGCAAGGACTTCTACACCTCGGTGCACATCGAGAAGGACGAGATCGAGGCCCGCGACACCAAACTGGGGCCGGAGAAGATCACCCGCGACATCCCCGGCCTCTCGGAAGCCGCGCTGCGCGATCTCGACGAGGACGGCATCGTGCGCGTGGGCGCCGAGGTCAAACCCGGCGACATCCTGGTCGGCAAGACCTCCTTCAAGGGGGAAAGCGAGCCCACCCCCGAAGAACGCCTGCTGCGCTCGATCTTCGGTGAGAAGGCCCGTGAAGTGAAGGACACCAGCCTCCGCGTGCAGTCGGGTCAGGGCGGCATCGTCGTCAAGACCGTGCGCTTCCGCCGCGGCGACGAGGGCGTGGATCTCAAGCCCGGCGTCCGCGAGATGGTGCGCGTGTACGTGGCGCAGAAGCGCCAGCTGCAGGTGGGCGACAAGGTGGCCAACCGCCACGGGAACAAGGGCGTGGTCTCCAAGATCATGGCCCCCGAGGACATGCCCTACCTGGAAGACGGCACCCCCGTCGATCTGGTGTTCAACCCGCTGGGCGTGCCGTCGCGCATGAACCTGGGCCAGATCCTCGAAACCCACCTGGGTGAGGTGGCCCGCCTGACCGGCCAGAAGTTCGAGACCCCGGTCTTCGACTCGGTCACGGAAGCGACCATCAAGGAGATGCTGGAAGTCGCCGCTGCCGAGCGGCTGCAGCGCCTCAAGGACGAGGGCTTCGAACTCGACAAGCGCGAGCAGGAAGTGCTCGACCGCGCCGGCAAGGTCGGCGTCGTGGACGCCCCCAACGGCGACTACGAGCGCGCCCAGATGCAGCTCGCCCGCACCGGCAAGAGCATCCTGTACGACGGCCGCAGCGGTGAGCCGATCTCCGGCCCCGTGGTCGTGGGCACCATGTACGTCATGAAGCTGTACCACATGGTGGAGGACAAGCTGCACGCCCGCTCGACCGGCCCCTACAGCCTGATCACCCAGCAGCCGCTGGGCGGCAAGGCGCAGTTCGGTGGCCAGCGCTTCGGCGAGATGGAAGTGTGGGCGCTCGAGGCCTACGGCGCGGCGCACACCCTGCAGGAAATGCTGACCATCAAGTCCGACGACATCGACGGCCGCGACGCGGCGTACCAGAGCATCGTCAAGGGCGAGGAAGTGTCGGGCAGCACCATCCCCGAGTCCTTCAAGGTGCTCGTCAAGGAGCTCCACTCGCTGGGCCTGGATGTCGAGGTGCTCGACGCCGGCGACAAGAACGTGGACATCTTCGAAGGGATGATGCCGAAGCGCTGACGCGCACTGACGTGCGCCGCAGATGGCTGAGAGCAGAGGGCAGACCGCCAACTGCACCCCCGCACGAGCCCAGGCCCTGCTTCTCGCCATCCGCCATGAGCCTTCCGCCTTCTGCCTTCTCCGAAGGAGAGCAATGAAAGATTTCAGCAAAGTCCGCATCGCCATCGCCAGCCCCGAGAAGATCCGGGAATGGAGCTTTGGCGAGGTTGAAAAGCCCGAGACCATCAATTACCGCACCCTGAAGCCCGAGCGCGAGGGCCTGTTCGACGAGCGCATCTTCGGGCCGCAGAAGGACTACGAGTGCGCGTGCGGCAAGTACAAGCGCCAGCGCTACGAGGGCAAGGTCTGCGAGCGCTGCGGCGTCGAGGTGACCAGCAGCAAGGTGCGGCGCTACCGCATGGGTCACATCGACCTGGCGACGCCCGCCGCGCACATCTGGTACGTCAAGGACACGCCCAGCAAGATCGGCACGCTGCTCGACCTGAGCGCGGGCCAGCTGGAGAAGGTGCTGTACTTCAGCTCCTTCCTGGTGACCGATCCCCGCAACGCGCAGAAGGAAGGCCGCCCGCTCAAGCGCGGCGAACTGCTGACCGACGACGAGTACCGCGAACTGCGTTTCGGCCGGCAGGAGACGTACACCATTCCCAACCAGCAGGAAGCGGTCATCCGGGACGGCGAGTACGTGACGCGTGGCCAGATCCTGGGCGGCACCGTGGCCGCCAAGATGGACGGCCTGGCGCAGTTCCGCTTCCCGCGCCGCGCTGAGATCGCGTACAGCGAGAAGGTCGAGGCCAGCCTGCCGCTGCCCGCAGAGGCACTGGTCGAGCAGGACAGCTTCCGTGCCGGCGAGATCCTGGCCGAACTGGAAAGTGACGTGACCATCACCGCGCCGGTGGCAGGCACCGCGTTCCTGCACGACATGGGCGAGGACAGCGTGATGGTCGAGCTGCGCGAGAGCGCCGCCGCCCCCAGCACGCCCGCGACCGACGACGACGAGGACACCGCTCCGGCGGCGCCCGTCCCCGCCGGCGAGATCATCGCCCGCGTGTACATCCCGCACGGCATGGACGTGCAGGTCGCGTACGGCGAGATCGTGGACGCCGGCGCGGTGCTCGCGACCGCGAAGTCCGGGGCGAGGCTGCGCGTGAGCCGCGACTCCAGCCTGTCGGGCGTGACCTTCCCCAAGAAGAAGGGCGACGTGCAGGTCACCGCGCACTGGGTGCGGCGCGCCGAGTACCCGATCAACCCGACCATGCACGTGCTGGTCGGCGACGGCAGCGAGGTTCGCAAGGGCCAGCGTGTCATCGGGGCGATCGACGTCGAGGAACAGGTCACGGCCGAGGCCGACGGCGTCATCACGCTGCATGCCCCTGCCTCGATCATCGTGTCCAAGGCCAAGGTCTACCCCTACCAGGATGAGCCGCTGGTCGTGAACGGCGACCGCGTGGAGCCCGGCGACGAGCTGGCCGACTCCGGCAACCTGCGCAGCGAGATCAGCGGGCGCATCGAGATCGATCTGGTGCGCAAGCAGGTGCGCGTCATCGAGTCCTACGACTTCGAGGCCAAGATGGGCGCCGAGGCCGTCAAGGAACTGCTGGACGACCTCGATCTGGACACGCTGGAAGCCGAACTGAACGAGCAGATGAAGGATTCCAGCCGCCACAAGCGCGCCAAGGCCCGCAAGCGGCTGGAGGTGACGCGCGCGTTCAAGCGCAGCGGCAACAACCCCACGTGGATGATCCTGAACACCGTGCCGGTCATGCCGCCAGATCTGCGCCCCATGGTGCAGGTGGACGG from Deinococcus sp. AB2017081 encodes the following:
- a CDS encoding DNA-directed RNA polymerase subunit beta, whose protein sequence is MTLNRQEPRIERFGEISEVIPLPNLTEVQVNSFRAFLQSDRAMDKRDNVGLQSAFREVFPIDETEKGRSTGLVLDFLEYRLGDPPYSPEECREKDLTYQAPMYAKLQLIHKDSGLIKEDQVFLGDLPLMTEDGSFVINGADRVVISQIHRSPGVYFTSSYKGIKKMYTGAIIPMPKRGPWIELEFASGILEMKVNKRKFPVAMLLRVLGYDDAQLRSLFTEFEPDLELPEDKSAGMGADEALLRLFTVLRPGDPPKRDKAIQYLYGLLADPRRYDLGEPGRFKMNRKLGVNRTEHTLLTFQDGKFSDAGLVDTIRYLMALQYGKDTVGMADADGVVQDVTVSEDDIDHLGNRRVRTVGELLADQLRVGMGRMARGVRERMLLGNPDAATPTKLVNNRPIVAAMREFFGRSQLSQFKDQTNPLSDLRHKRRISALGPGGLTRERAGFDVRDVHRTHYGRICPIETPEGANIGLISSLASYSKVNALGFIEAPYRRVKDGKVSETVEYMTADIEDRYTIAQANSPLQPDGTFSDERVLARRKGDPLWYTPEEVDYMDVSPKQIVSINTSLIPFLEHDDANRALMGSNMQSQAVPLVRADSPAVGTGVERRVVTDSGTSVVSDVTGRVTYVDARNIQVTLTEDSSAAGMVKGNVRTFELVRFTRSNQGTNLDQHPIVSTGDDVVAGQVIADGPASDLGRLALGQNITIAIMPFDGFNFEDAICISEGLVRKDFYTSVHIEKDEIEARDTKLGPEKITRDIPGLSEAALRDLDEDGIVRVGAEVKPGDILVGKTSFKGESEPTPEERLLRSIFGEKAREVKDTSLRVQSGQGGIVVKTVRFRRGDEGVDLKPGVREMVRVYVAQKRQLQVGDKVANRHGNKGVVSKIMAPEDMPYLEDGTPVDLVFNPLGVPSRMNLGQILETHLGEVARLTGQKFETPVFDSVTEATIKEMLEVAAAERLQRLKDEGFELDKREQEVLDRAGKVGVVDAPNGDYERAQMQLARTGKSILYDGRSGEPISGPVVVGTMYVMKLYHMVEDKLHARSTGPYSLITQQPLGGKAQFGGQRFGEMEVWALEAYGAAHTLQEMLTIKSDDIDGRDAAYQSIVKGEEVSGSTIPESFKVLVKELHSLGLDVEVLDAGDKNVDIFEGMMPKR